A single region of the Streptomyces sp. NBC_01262 genome encodes:
- a CDS encoding MFS transporter: protein MTGTTSAGSVKPADVPRHTRPANRWTVLVVLCTSLLLVALDATVLHVAVPALTEDLRPGAIELLWIVDAYPLVAASLLILFGTLGDRVGRRRVLLLGYVLFAAASAIAAFAPNAHILIGARALQGVGGAMIMPATLSILRQVFPDRRERAVAIGVWSAVAAVGAAIGPVLGGFLVEHLWWGSVFLINLPALAVLLPLSRWLLPESKGERNGPWDVLGALMAAVGVLGAVLGVKRLGGGAGLLDIGAIAPLLAGVALLVLFVRRQRRREYPLIDIGMFSRPAFSTSVGCIVLAMLALVGLELIAVQYLQLVLGLSPVETGLRLLPLTFAAMAAGLFGSRLLHRFGPRRMVSSGFLLTAAAVLGLTLMGQHDRPCLLTVGFVMLGFGLETTIFGAYESMLSEAPAAQAGGAAAIGETSYQLGAGIGIALLGSVMNAAYGPGVARVPGVPSAAAADAGKSLGEAYEVSGQLGGSAGAALRHAARHAFVHGLHVTLIVSAGLLLLGALAALRLPRVMECGAQAAAAAAPAVPVSASAVPVDLPAQVAVGLYAEKVRT from the coding sequence ATGACAGGGACGACCTCGGCCGGCAGCGTGAAGCCGGCGGACGTCCCACGGCACACACGGCCCGCCAACCGCTGGACCGTGCTCGTCGTCCTCTGCACCAGCCTGCTGCTCGTCGCGCTCGACGCCACCGTCCTGCACGTAGCGGTTCCGGCCCTCACCGAGGACTTGCGCCCCGGCGCGATAGAGCTGCTGTGGATCGTCGACGCCTACCCGCTCGTCGCGGCGTCCCTGCTGATCCTCTTCGGCACCCTCGGCGACCGCGTCGGCCGCCGCCGGGTCCTGCTGCTGGGCTATGTGCTCTTCGCAGCCGCCTCCGCGATCGCCGCCTTCGCGCCCAACGCCCACATCCTCATCGGGGCCCGCGCGCTGCAGGGCGTCGGCGGCGCGATGATCATGCCGGCCACGCTGTCGATCCTGCGCCAGGTCTTCCCCGACCGCCGTGAGCGTGCCGTCGCGATCGGCGTGTGGAGCGCGGTCGCCGCCGTCGGCGCCGCCATCGGCCCGGTGCTCGGCGGCTTCCTCGTCGAGCACCTGTGGTGGGGCTCGGTCTTCCTCATCAACCTCCCCGCGCTGGCCGTGCTCCTCCCGCTGAGCCGCTGGCTGCTGCCCGAGTCCAAGGGCGAGCGCAACGGCCCCTGGGACGTGCTCGGGGCGCTCATGGCTGCGGTCGGGGTCCTGGGCGCCGTCCTCGGCGTCAAGCGGCTGGGCGGCGGGGCCGGGCTGCTGGACATCGGCGCGATCGCACCGCTCCTGGCGGGCGTGGCGCTGCTGGTCCTGTTCGTACGGCGGCAGCGCAGGCGCGAGTACCCGCTGATCGACATCGGGATGTTCTCCCGGCCCGCCTTCTCCACCTCCGTGGGCTGCATCGTCCTGGCGATGCTCGCGCTCGTCGGCCTGGAGCTCATCGCGGTCCAGTACCTGCAACTGGTCCTCGGCCTCAGCCCCGTGGAGACCGGACTGCGGCTCCTCCCGCTCACCTTCGCCGCGATGGCCGCCGGCCTCTTCGGCTCCCGCCTCCTGCACCGCTTCGGGCCACGCAGGATGGTCAGCTCCGGTTTCCTCCTCACCGCCGCCGCCGTCCTCGGCCTGACCCTCATGGGCCAGCACGACCGGCCCTGCCTGCTCACCGTGGGCTTCGTGATGCTCGGCTTCGGCCTGGAGACCACGATCTTCGGCGCCTACGAGTCCATGCTCAGCGAGGCCCCCGCCGCCCAGGCGGGCGGCGCCGCAGCCATCGGCGAGACCTCGTACCAGCTCGGCGCCGGCATAGGGATCGCCCTGCTCGGCAGCGTCATGAACGCCGCGTACGGGCCGGGGGTGGCCCGGGTCCCCGGCGTCCCCTCCGCCGCCGCGGCCGACGCCGGCAAGTCGCTCGGCGAGGCCTACGAGGTCTCCGGCCAGCTCGGCGGCTCCGCGGGCGCCGCCCTGCGCCACGCCGCCCGGCACGCCTTCGTGCACGGCCTGCACGTCACCCTGATCGTCAGCGCCGGGCTGCTGCTGCTCGGCGCGCTGGCCGCGCTGCGGCTGCCGCGCGTCATGGAGTGCGGCGCACAGGCCGCTGCCGCTGCCGCGCCCGCCGTCCCGGTCTCCGCCTCCGCTGTCCCGGTGGACCTGCCGGCACAGGTGGCAGTGGGTCTTTACGCCGAGAAGGTGCGCACGTAG
- a CDS encoding acyl-CoA dehydrogenase family protein: MATTAFDPQDPLGIDDLLGEDDLAVRATVRRWAADRVLPYVADWYERGELPGIRELARELGSLGALGMSLTGYGCAGASAVQYGLACLELEAADSGIRSLVSVQGSLAMYAIHRFGSEEHKQTWLPRMASGEVIGCFGLTEPDHGSDPAGMRTYAKRAKRNGGTPRRSSGGGSDWVLSGRKMWITNGSVAGVAVVWARTDDGIRGFVVPTDADGFSAPEIKHKWSLRASVTSELVLDEVRLPADAALPEVVGLKGPLSCLSHARYGIVWGAMGAARSCFEAALEYSKTREQFGRPIGGFQLTQAKLADMAVELHKGVLLAHHLGRRMDAGRLRPEQVSFGKLNNVREAMEICRMSRTILGANGISLEYPVMRHATNLESVLTYEGTTEMHQLVLGKALTGLDAFR, from the coding sequence ATGGCCACGACCGCTTTTGATCCACAGGACCCGCTCGGCATCGACGACCTCCTCGGCGAGGATGATCTGGCGGTCCGCGCCACCGTCCGCCGCTGGGCCGCCGACCGCGTCCTGCCGTATGTCGCCGACTGGTACGAGCGCGGCGAACTCCCCGGCATCCGCGAACTCGCCCGCGAACTGGGCTCACTCGGCGCGCTCGGCATGTCCCTGACCGGCTACGGCTGCGCCGGCGCGAGCGCCGTGCAGTACGGCCTCGCCTGCCTGGAGCTGGAGGCCGCCGACTCCGGCATCCGCTCGCTCGTCTCCGTCCAGGGCTCGCTGGCCATGTACGCCATCCACCGCTTCGGCTCCGAGGAACACAAGCAGACCTGGCTCCCGCGCATGGCCTCCGGCGAGGTCATCGGCTGCTTCGGCCTCACCGAGCCCGACCACGGCTCCGATCCGGCCGGCATGCGCACGTACGCCAAGCGAGCGAAGCGAAATGGGGGTACCCCCAGGCGAAGCTCTGGGGGAGGCTCGGACTGGGTGCTCAGCGGACGCAAGATGTGGATCACCAACGGGTCGGTGGCCGGGGTCGCCGTCGTCTGGGCCCGCACCGACGACGGCATCCGCGGCTTTGTCGTCCCGACGGATGCCGATGGGTTCTCCGCGCCCGAGATCAAGCACAAGTGGTCGCTGCGGGCCTCGGTGACGAGCGAGCTGGTGCTCGACGAGGTACGGCTGCCCGCCGACGCCGCGCTTCCCGAGGTGGTCGGGCTGAAGGGGCCGCTGAGCTGCCTGAGCCACGCCCGGTACGGGATCGTCTGGGGCGCGATGGGCGCCGCGCGCAGCTGCTTCGAAGCGGCGCTGGAGTACTCCAAGACCAGGGAGCAGTTCGGGCGGCCCATCGGCGGCTTCCAGCTGACGCAGGCGAAGCTCGCCGACATGGCGGTCGAACTGCACAAGGGCGTGCTGCTGGCCCACCACTTGGGGCGGCGCATGGACGCGGGGCGGCTGCGGCCCGAGCAGGTCAGCTTCGGCAAGCTCAACAACGTGCGCGAGGCGATGGAGATCTGCCGGATGTCGCGGACGATCCTGGGGGCGAACGGGATTTCGCTGGAGTACCCGGTGATGCGGCACGCGACGAACCTTGAGTCGGTGCTCACGTACGAGGGCACCACGGAGATGCACCAGCTGGTGCTGGGCAAGGCTCTGACGGGCCTCGACGCGTTCCGCTGA
- a CDS encoding cell division protein SepF: protein MGSVRKATAWLGLVDDNGGENYYDEDYADYGEGAGPSESWVTDPRIRVAAESATDQGRRIATVTPDGFRDARGIGELFRDGVPVIVNLTAMEPNDAKRVVDFAAGLTFGLRGSIERVATRVFLLTPADYAVVNADPKHGGDGFFNQS, encoded by the coding sequence ATGGGTTCGGTTCGAAAGGCGACTGCCTGGCTGGGCCTCGTCGACGACAACGGCGGCGAGAACTACTACGACGAGGACTACGCCGACTACGGCGAGGGCGCCGGGCCGAGCGAGTCCTGGGTCACCGACCCCCGGATCCGCGTGGCCGCGGAATCGGCCACCGACCAGGGGCGGCGCATCGCCACGGTCACCCCGGACGGATTCCGGGACGCCCGGGGCATCGGCGAGCTCTTCCGTGACGGCGTGCCCGTCATCGTCAACCTCACGGCCATGGAGCCGAACGACGCCAAGCGCGTCGTCGACTTCGCCGCCGGCCTCACCTTCGGCCTGCGCGGTTCCATCGAGCGCGTCGCCACCCGGGTCTTCCTGCTGACCCCGGCCGACTACGCCGTCGTCAACGCCGACCCCAAGCACGGCGGCGACGGCTTCTTCAACCAGAGCTGA
- a CDS encoding HAD family hydrolase — MRAEPVRLDAVLFDMDGTLVDTEGVWWQAAAESAARLGLDLTDADLPHVLGQSVGHTAAHLAAAAPGTDERALARELDARFAELVARDVVPRPGALALLKALLAAGVTTALVTASPRRVVDLVLDVLGREYFAVSVSADDTVRTKPAPDPYLEAIRLLGADPARCVAVEDTPTGVASAEAAGCPVLVVPSVVPIPAAPGRMVLTSLKDADPELLRSLVRL; from the coding sequence GTGCGCGCTGAGCCCGTGCGGCTCGACGCCGTGCTGTTCGACATGGACGGAACCCTGGTGGACACGGAGGGGGTGTGGTGGCAGGCCGCGGCCGAGTCGGCGGCCCGGCTCGGCCTGGACCTGACCGACGCGGACCTGCCGCATGTACTCGGCCAGTCCGTCGGCCACACCGCCGCCCACCTGGCCGCCGCCGCGCCGGGCACCGACGAGCGGGCCCTGGCCCGGGAACTGGACGCCCGCTTCGCCGAGTTGGTCGCCCGGGACGTGGTGCCCCGGCCCGGCGCGCTGGCCCTGCTCAAGGCCCTGCTCGCCGCCGGTGTCACCACCGCCCTGGTCACCGCGTCCCCGCGCCGGGTCGTCGACCTGGTCCTGGACGTCCTGGGCAGGGAGTACTTCGCCGTCTCCGTCTCGGCCGACGACACCGTACGCACCAAACCCGCCCCCGATCCCTACCTGGAGGCGATCCGGCTGCTCGGCGCGGACCCGGCCCGCTGCGTCGCCGTCGAGGACACCCCCACCGGTGTCGCCTCGGCGGAGGCGGCGGGCTGCCCGGTCCTGGTCGTGCCGTCGGTGGTGCCGATACCGGCGGCGCCCGGCCGCATGGTGCTCACCAGCCTGAAGGACGCCGACCCCGAACTGCTCAGATCTCTGGTGCGCTTGTAG
- a CDS encoding ABC transporter ATP-binding protein — MTATLEFRGLRRVFGSTTALDGLDLTVQPGELVALLGPSGCGKTTALRILAGFEQPDAGEILVDGEDITGVPAHRRNAGMVFQSYSLFPHLSAADNVAFGLRMRGVGAAERRKRAAELLVLVGLPTHGDRFPHQLSGGQQQRIALARALALEPRVLLLDEPLSALDAKVRVSLREEIRRLQLELGITTLFVTHDQEEALSTADRVAVMHGGRLEQCAPPAELYDSPATPFVAEFVGTMNRIPGRTGSDGTVEVLGRRLPLRGEAKADADVDALVRPEALDVTVGGDARVVTASFHGAVTRLTLALADGTTLKADVPSHRAAELPAGAAVTVGLPDRPVLVDDRAR, encoded by the coding sequence GTGACCGCCACCCTCGAATTCCGTGGCCTGCGCCGCGTCTTCGGTTCCACCACCGCCCTGGACGGTCTCGACCTGACCGTCCAGCCGGGCGAACTCGTCGCCCTGCTCGGCCCGTCCGGCTGCGGCAAGACCACCGCCCTGCGGATCCTGGCCGGCTTCGAGCAGCCCGACGCCGGGGAGATCCTGGTGGACGGCGAGGACATCACCGGCGTACCGGCGCACCGCCGCAACGCGGGCATGGTCTTCCAGTCGTACAGCCTCTTCCCGCATCTGAGCGCCGCCGACAACGTCGCCTTCGGGCTGCGGATGCGCGGGGTCGGCGCCGCGGAGCGGCGCAAGCGGGCGGCGGAGCTGCTGGTGCTGGTCGGGCTGCCCACCCACGGCGACCGCTTCCCGCACCAGCTCTCCGGCGGCCAGCAGCAGCGCATCGCGCTGGCCCGCGCGCTGGCGCTGGAGCCGAGGGTGCTGCTGCTGGACGAGCCGCTGTCGGCGCTGGACGCCAAGGTCCGGGTCTCGCTGCGGGAGGAGATCCGGCGGCTCCAGCTGGAGCTGGGCATCACCACGCTGTTCGTCACCCACGACCAGGAGGAGGCGCTGTCCACCGCCGACCGGGTCGCCGTCATGCACGGCGGGCGCCTTGAGCAGTGCGCGCCGCCCGCCGAGCTGTACGACTCCCCGGCCACGCCCTTCGTCGCCGAGTTCGTCGGCACCATGAACCGCATCCCCGGCCGCACCGGCTCCGACGGCACCGTGGAGGTCCTGGGCCGCCGGCTGCCGCTGCGCGGCGAGGCCAAGGCCGACGCGGACGTGGACGCCCTGGTCCGCCCCGAGGCCCTGGACGTCACGGTGGGCGGCGACGCCCGGGTGGTCACCGCCTCCTTCCACGGCGCCGTCACCCGGCTCACCCTCGCGCTGGCCGACGGCACCACGCTCAAGGCCGACGTGCCCAGCCACCGCGCCGCCGAGCTGCCGGCGGGCGCCGCCGTCACCGTCGGGCTGCCCGACCGCCCGGTGCTCGTGGACGACCGTGCGCGCTGA
- a CDS encoding ABC transporter permease gives MAALTTKPATRPRPRPRYWRGVVALVAGLYFLGPLLASVIFTVDVPGQGFTLGAYTGILGADGFLASLRLTMELAVATIAVVFLLLVPAMIATRLAAPRLSSLVEIVCSLPLVVPSVALTAGFVSVLRWGPTKLSRTPFYETILQIQNPSFPVVLVLVYVLMALPLAYRTLDAGLRAVDLSTLVEAARNCGASPARAVLQVVLPNLRGALLNTAFLTLALVLGEYTAGAILGFTPFAVWIVGIGGSQAQVSVAVSVLSLVLTWVLLLILAAAGRGRSFRKSRTSQETS, from the coding sequence ATGGCTGCGCTGACCACGAAACCGGCCACCCGGCCCCGCCCGCGTCCCAGATACTGGCGAGGCGTCGTCGCCCTGGTCGCCGGGCTGTACTTCCTCGGCCCGCTGCTCGCCTCCGTCATCTTCACCGTCGACGTCCCCGGCCAGGGCTTCACCCTGGGCGCCTACACCGGCATCCTCGGCGCCGACGGCTTCCTGGCGAGCCTGCGGCTCACGATGGAACTGGCCGTCGCCACCATCGCCGTGGTCTTCCTGCTGCTGGTCCCGGCGATGATCGCGACCCGGCTGGCGGCGCCCCGGCTCAGCAGCCTCGTCGAGATCGTCTGCTCGCTGCCGCTGGTGGTGCCCTCCGTGGCGCTGACCGCGGGCTTTGTCTCCGTCCTGCGCTGGGGCCCGACCAAGCTGTCCCGCACCCCGTTCTACGAGACCATCCTGCAGATCCAGAACCCCTCCTTCCCGGTGGTCCTGGTCCTGGTCTACGTCCTGATGGCGCTGCCGCTGGCCTACCGCACCCTGGACGCCGGGCTGCGCGCGGTGGACCTGTCGACCCTGGTCGAGGCCGCCCGCAACTGCGGAGCGAGCCCGGCGCGCGCGGTGCTCCAGGTGGTGCTGCCCAACCTGCGCGGGGCGCTGCTGAACACGGCCTTCCTGACGCTGGCCCTGGTGCTGGGCGAGTACACGGCCGGCGCGATCCTCGGCTTCACCCCGTTCGCGGTGTGGATCGTCGGCATCGGCGGCAGCCAGGCGCAGGTGTCGGTGGCGGTGTCCGTGCTGAGCCTGGTGCTCACCTGGGTGCTGCTGTTGATCCTCGCGGCTGCCGGACGCGGCCGCTCGTTCCGTAAATCCCGTACGTCCCAGGAGACCTCGTGA
- a CDS encoding ABC transporter permease gives MTTASAATPSPAAAADDLGGGSGGAAIAPPTRKKRRRSTGWLAVLPLLLFIVVAFGLPALAIGIGAFTTSDDAPDPAQWTGDNLRLSVHGAYLTALLGSVKLSALTALLGVALGLPLAQAVITSRFRALREAVLAASGVLANFGGVPLAFAFVATLGNSGEITQLLHLSDHGWSLYTFSGLTLVYLYFLVPLMVLTITPALEGLRTQWREAAQNNGATARQYWLHVALPVLAPSLLGGFVLLFGSAFAAYATAAAMVGSSVPLITLQIADALSGNVLVGQGNVALALSLDMILIAGVVMAVYVPLQRRSARWLR, from the coding sequence ATGACGACGGCATCCGCCGCGACGCCGTCCCCCGCTGCCGCCGCCGACGACCTCGGCGGCGGCAGCGGGGGCGCCGCTATCGCGCCCCCGACCAGGAAGAAGCGCCGCCGGTCCACCGGCTGGCTCGCCGTACTGCCGCTGCTGCTGTTCATCGTGGTGGCCTTCGGCCTGCCCGCCCTCGCGATCGGCATCGGCGCCTTCACCACCTCCGACGACGCCCCCGACCCCGCCCAGTGGACCGGCGACAACCTGCGCCTGTCCGTCCACGGCGCCTACCTCACCGCCCTCCTGGGCAGCGTCAAGCTCTCCGCGCTCACCGCGCTGCTCGGCGTGGCCCTCGGACTGCCGCTGGCCCAGGCGGTGATCACCTCCCGCTTCCGCGCCCTGCGCGAGGCGGTGCTGGCCGCCTCCGGTGTGCTCGCCAACTTCGGCGGCGTACCGCTCGCCTTCGCCTTCGTCGCCACCCTCGGCAACTCCGGCGAGATCACCCAGCTCCTCCACCTCAGCGACCACGGCTGGAGCCTCTACACCTTCTCCGGCCTCACCCTGGTCTACCTCTACTTCCTCGTCCCCCTGATGGTGCTCACCATCACCCCCGCCCTGGAGGGCCTGCGCACCCAGTGGCGCGAGGCCGCGCAGAACAACGGCGCGACCGCCCGCCAGTACTGGCTGCACGTCGCGTTGCCGGTACTCGCGCCGTCCCTCCTCGGCGGCTTCGTGCTGCTCTTCGGCAGCGCCTTCGCCGCGTACGCCACCGCCGCCGCCATGGTCGGCAGCTCGGTGCCGCTGATCACCCTGCAGATCGCCGACGCCCTGTCCGGCAACGTGCTGGTCGGGCAGGGCAATGTCGCGCTCGCGCTGAGCCTGGACATGATCCTGATCGCGGGCGTCGTGATGGCGGTCTACGTCCCGCTGCAGCGAAGGAGCGCCCGATGGCTGCGCTGA
- a CDS encoding ABC transporter substrate-binding protein yields the protein MTVRPARVAAFAALTAASLALSACGAAPSTDASTSSAATATSAADFGGMDALVKAAKKEGTLHVIALPPDWANYGAVIAGFKKKYGIKITNENPDGSSQDEVNAITSRKGQDRAPDVVDLGSTFALSAASQGLLAPYKVADYDKIPAAQKDSKARWYNDYGGYISIGCDAKKVTTCPTTFADLLKSEYKGKVALNGNPTKSGSAFGGVYAAALASGGSLDDIQPGLDFFAKLKKSGNYNPVESTPATVEKGETPISIDWDYLNAGYADEFKSKGVDWQVSVPSDGLFALYYSQAINKTAPHPAAARLWEEYLYSAEGQNLWLKGYARPVLMDALKTAGTLDTAAAAKLPTVSGTATFPTQAQQDKAKTVVTEGWAKAVAG from the coding sequence GTGACCGTCCGCCCTGCCAGAGTCGCGGCATTCGCCGCGCTCACCGCCGCCTCCCTCGCCCTCAGCGCCTGTGGCGCGGCCCCGAGCACCGACGCCTCGACCAGCAGCGCCGCGACGGCGACCTCCGCCGCGGACTTCGGCGGTATGGACGCCCTCGTCAAGGCGGCCAAGAAGGAGGGCACGCTGCACGTCATCGCGCTGCCGCCGGACTGGGCCAACTACGGCGCCGTCATAGCCGGGTTCAAGAAGAAGTACGGCATCAAGATCACCAACGAGAACCCGGACGGCTCCAGCCAGGACGAGGTCAACGCGATCACCTCCCGCAAGGGCCAGGACCGCGCCCCGGACGTCGTCGACCTCGGCAGCACCTTCGCGCTCAGCGCCGCGAGCCAGGGCCTGCTGGCCCCGTACAAGGTCGCGGACTACGACAAGATCCCCGCCGCCCAGAAGGACAGCAAGGCCCGCTGGTACAACGACTACGGCGGCTACATCTCCATCGGCTGCGACGCCAAGAAGGTCACGACCTGCCCCACAACCTTCGCGGACCTCCTGAAGTCCGAGTACAAGGGCAAGGTCGCGCTGAACGGCAACCCGACCAAGTCCGGCTCCGCCTTCGGCGGCGTCTACGCGGCGGCGCTCGCCAGCGGCGGTTCGCTGGACGACATCCAGCCCGGCCTGGACTTCTTCGCGAAGCTGAAGAAGAGCGGCAACTACAACCCGGTGGAGTCCACCCCGGCGACCGTCGAGAAGGGCGAGACGCCGATCAGCATCGACTGGGACTACCTCAACGCGGGCTACGCGGACGAGTTCAAGAGCAAGGGCGTCGACTGGCAGGTCTCCGTCCCGTCCGACGGCCTGTTCGCCCTGTACTACTCGCAGGCGATCAACAAGACGGCCCCGCACCCGGCCGCCGCACGCCTGTGGGAGGAGTACCTCTACAGCGCCGAGGGCCAGAACCTGTGGCTCAAGGGCTACGCCCGCCCGGTCCTCATGGACGCCCTGAAGACCGCCGGCACCCTGGACACCGCCGCCGCGGCCAAGCTCCCCACCGTCTCCGGCACCGCCACGTTCCCGACCCAGGCCCAGCAGGACAAGGCCAAGACGGTCGTGACCGAGGGCTGGGCCAAGGCCGTGGCCGGCTGA
- a CDS encoding GntR family transcriptional regulator, translating to MDEAERPQTLYRRVAADLREAIAAGDYGSGGRLPAEGTLAERYGVSRGTIRQALAVLRADGLVTSRRGTRRVVLDSAAARVQSFAELTSFARWARSIGERPGGRTVSVLRTPAEPAECEQLRLDHGSFVYRVLRLRTLSGRPVMVERSVYPEWVGELVERFPPEADSHSGLLEDHGVLFTDADHTIDVAPADADDARLLECRVGGALLRERRRSTDPTGTPVEWSDDRYLPGTVAFTVHNSTASTALSRRTSQ from the coding sequence GTGGACGAGGCCGAGCGGCCGCAGACGCTGTACCGCAGGGTCGCGGCCGACCTGAGGGAGGCCATCGCAGCCGGGGACTACGGATCCGGGGGCCGGCTCCCCGCCGAGGGGACCCTCGCCGAGCGCTACGGAGTCTCCCGCGGCACCATCCGCCAGGCCCTCGCCGTGCTTCGCGCCGACGGCCTAGTCACCTCCCGCCGCGGCACCCGCCGCGTCGTCCTGGACTCCGCCGCAGCCCGCGTCCAGAGCTTCGCCGAGCTCACCAGCTTCGCCCGCTGGGCCCGCTCCATCGGTGAACGGCCCGGCGGCCGCACGGTCTCCGTCCTGCGGACCCCCGCCGAGCCTGCCGAGTGCGAGCAACTCCGGCTCGACCACGGCTCGTTCGTCTACCGCGTGCTGCGGCTGCGTACGCTCTCCGGGCGCCCCGTGATGGTCGAGCGGTCCGTCTACCCGGAATGGGTCGGCGAGCTCGTCGAGCGCTTCCCGCCCGAGGCGGACTCCCACAGCGGGCTCCTTGAGGACCACGGTGTGCTCTTCACCGACGCCGACCACACGATCGACGTCGCCCCGGCCGACGCGGACGACGCGCGGCTGCTCGAATGCCGGGTCGGCGGCGCGCTGCTGCGCGAGCGCCGCCGCTCGACCGACCCGACCGGCACGCCGGTCGAGTGGTCCGACGACCGCTATCTGCCGGGGACGGTGGCCTTCACGGTGCACAACTCGACGGCGTCGACGGCGCTTTCGCGGCGCACGTCGCAGTAG
- a CDS encoding DUF1684 domain-containing protein, translating to MSTMSTESIEWKAWREQRAEAVSAPYGPLSLTGTYWLVDAVDGRIEGVPGHWTESPDGETVLLTTDAGDRRTLRPQDTYEPVTPGDDRRLVVIRREGLWAVRIWDPASPTRQAFAGIEAFEYDERWVLPALFRPYDEARVLQVPNADGVRRGLGVGGELTFTVDGGEHALTVAVEADGGLWGVIADATSGTSSYRFRFIRPPAPAADGSVVLDLNRALLPPCAFSDGFICPFPPPGNTLPFAVEAGERQVRTG from the coding sequence ATGAGCACCATGAGCACCGAAAGCATTGAGTGGAAGGCCTGGCGCGAGCAGCGCGCCGAGGCCGTCTCGGCGCCGTACGGGCCGCTGTCGCTGACCGGGACGTACTGGCTGGTGGACGCGGTGGACGGGCGTATCGAGGGCGTGCCGGGTCACTGGACGGAGTCGCCGGACGGCGAAACGGTCCTGCTGACCACGGACGCGGGCGACCGCCGCACCCTGCGGCCGCAGGACACGTACGAGCCGGTGACCCCCGGGGACGACCGCAGGCTGGTGGTGATCCGGCGCGAGGGCCTGTGGGCGGTGCGCATCTGGGATCCGGCCTCGCCCACCCGCCAGGCCTTCGCCGGGATCGAGGCGTTCGAGTACGACGAGCGGTGGGTGCTGCCTGCGCTCTTCCGCCCTTACGACGAGGCCCGGGTCCTACAGGTGCCCAACGCGGACGGGGTGCGGCGCGGGCTGGGCGTCGGCGGCGAGCTGACCTTCACGGTGGACGGCGGCGAGCACGCGCTGACCGTCGCCGTCGAGGCGGACGGCGGCCTGTGGGGCGTGATCGCCGACGCGACCAGCGGGACGAGCAGTTACCGCTTCCGCTTCATCCGGCCGCCGGCGCCCGCCGCCGACGGCTCGGTGGTGCTGGACCTCAACCGGGCCCTGCTGCCGCCCTGCGCCTTCTCGGACGGCTTCATCTGCCCGTTCCCGCCGCCGGGCAACACCCTGCCGTTCGCGGTCGAGGCGGGGGAGCGGCAGGTCCGTACCGGCTGA
- a CDS encoding S1 family peptidase — MRITRTARRARLIAVAATGLLAAGALIAPTAQAAPTAPTVKTQALAAANVAKTLGAGATAGSYYDGKSFVVNITKASDAAAVRASGAVPKVVKYSSAFLSKADKATLATNIGGTSWVVDPKSNKLVVTADSTVTKAELAKLKAATASYGSAVSIERTASTFKRLIGGGAAIYGGAYRCSLGFNVVSGSTYYFLTAGHCGEVASTWYSNSGHTTTLGTNVSYSFPTNDYALVKYTNTSIAKAGTAGSTDITSSGTAYVGESVLRSGSTTGIHSGSVTGTNATVNYGSGDIVYQTIKTNVCAEGGDSGGPLYTSGGIALGLTSGGSGDCTSGGTTYFQTVTEALSNYGVSVF; from the coding sequence GTGAGGATCACACGCACTGCGAGACGAGCACGGCTCATCGCCGTAGCCGCCACCGGTCTGCTGGCCGCCGGCGCGCTCATCGCCCCCACCGCCCAGGCCGCCCCCACGGCCCCGACGGTCAAGACCCAGGCTCTGGCGGCCGCGAACGTCGCCAAGACGCTCGGCGCCGGCGCGACGGCCGGTTCCTACTACGACGGCAAGTCCTTCGTCGTCAACATCACCAAGGCCTCCGACGCCGCGGCCGTACGCGCCTCCGGCGCCGTCCCGAAGGTCGTCAAGTACAGCTCGGCCTTCCTGAGCAAGGCCGACAAGGCCACCCTGGCCACGAACATCGGCGGCACCTCCTGGGTGGTCGACCCCAAGTCCAACAAGCTGGTGGTCACCGCCGACAGCACCGTCACCAAGGCCGAACTGGCCAAGCTCAAGGCCGCCACCGCCTCCTACGGCAGCGCGGTGAGCATCGAGCGGACCGCGAGCACCTTCAAGCGGCTGATCGGCGGCGGCGCGGCGATCTACGGCGGCGCGTACCGCTGCTCGCTGGGCTTCAACGTCGTCAGCGGCAGCACGTACTACTTCCTGACGGCCGGTCACTGCGGTGAGGTCGCCTCGACCTGGTACTCCAACTCCGGCCACACGACGACGCTCGGCACGAACGTCTCGTACAGCTTCCCGACCAACGACTACGCGCTGGTGAAGTACACCAACACCTCGATCGCCAAGGCCGGCACGGCCGGCAGCACGGACATCACCAGCTCCGGCACCGCCTACGTCGGCGAGTCGGTGCTGCGCAGCGGTTCCACCACCGGCATCCACTCCGGCTCGGTCACCGGCACCAACGCCACCGTCAACTACGGCAGCGGTGACATCGTCTACCAGACGATCAAGACCAACGTCTGCGCCGAGGGCGGCGACTCCGGTGGCCCGCTCTACACCTCGGGCGGTATCGCGCTGGGTCTGACCTCGGGCGGCAGCGGCGACTGCACCTCGGGTGGTACGACCTACTTCCAGACCGTCACGGAGGCTCTCAGCAACTACGGCGTGAGCGTCTTCTAA